In one window of Gossypium hirsutum isolate 1008001.06 chromosome A01, Gossypium_hirsutum_v2.1, whole genome shotgun sequence DNA:
- the LOC121228175 gene encoding uncharacterized protein, with protein sequence MDEFNNMYNRFFMNYDTPELSEEAQRRIATIVIQAEHNNYHEEEEQVLSSVLVHHETYFTMQPYMDLNYTGQMWVDEVLNGHDDRCMNSFRMPKNIFHSLLHDLQTNYGLKHGKVSAMEKLALSLYILGNRESNSNAAERFQRSGETVSRIFTDMLYIFA encoded by the coding sequence atggatgaatttaacaatatgtataataggttttttatgaattatgatacccctgaattaagtgaagaagctCAACGAAGAATAGCCACAATTGTTATACAAGCTGAGCACAACAATTATCATGAAGAGGAAGAACAAGTGTTAAGCAGTGTATTGGtacaccatgaaacttatttcactatgcAACCGTATATGGATTTAAATTATACAGGTCAAATGTGGGTGGACGAAGTATTAAATGGGCATGATGATCGTTGCATGAATAGTTTtaggatgccaaaaaatatatttcacagcTTGTTGCATGATTTGCAAACAAATTATGGCTTAAAGCATGGGAAGGTATCTGCGATGGAgaagttagcattatcattgtatattcttggaaatagagaatcaaattcaaatgcagcagagcgatttcaacgatctggggaaactgttagtcgaatttttactgatatgttgTATATATTTGCTTGA